The Dreissena polymorpha isolate Duluth1 chromosome 4, UMN_Dpol_1.0, whole genome shotgun sequence region ttgtaAGCAAAATACAACAATTCAGTTATCTCACGTCAAATACGTATATTAAATTGTATGTACTACAAGTAGTGGGTATTGCATCTTAAGAAATCGATCGGAAAGCTTAGAAGCATTATTGTCTTACTTCTAGTTGGCCAAAAGATTATGCATGTATATGATGCAAGAAATGAAACCAAAATGCATCAAATGTAAATCCCTTGTGCTCTGTGTCACAATAAAGAATAATGGAATCCCGCCACCCTTTATGAAGAAACGTTTGAAGAATTTCTTCCGCCCCCGCATAGCTCGAGTCCCCGTGTACGTTGTAGTTCTCTTCCGGGTCAATGTCGTGGTCATAAAGCTCGGTACCCGAGTTCACGGTCCAATCGGGTGTGTTCGTCGTGTTGTCGAACTGGACCCACTCTGTGTACCGGAACTGGTCCGTGCGAATAGAGTACCCCATGATATCCGTTTGGCGAGGATACTGGGAAAAGGCGCTCAGCTTAAGCTTGGTTTCCGGGGCGCTCACCAGAGGCATGAGACTGGTCCCCTCGTGACACAGAGGGGTGGATTCCGAACTTCCATCCTCGCAGCGTTCAACGGTCGCGAGTCCGGCCGCTTCAACCACCGTCGGAAAAACGTCGACAAACTCCACCACGGAGACAATGCCAGCGTCTGTCTGACCGGGAACATGAATCAACAAGGGCGCATGCGTGGCGACTTCAAAGTTCGTGTTTTTGCCCCATAGCCCGAGCTCGCCCAATGCGAGGCCGTGGTCTCCTAAGAAGACTATGACAGTGTCTTGGTCAATACCGAGTTCAACAGTCTTGTCTACCAGCTGTCCCACAATGTCATCGATGTAGGACACCGCGCTGTAGTAGGCGCGCCTAAGGTCACGTGTCGCTTCGTCTGGTAGTGTGGTGTTGATATCGCCGGTCGCTCCATATGCAGCTATGTCACTGCAACCTCTCACATCCCCGTACTTAAACCACACGATTTCCGACATGTTCGAGTTTATAACAAATTGCCATTGACAGTGCTCTTTGGTATGTTCCCAACCTACACCATAACAAACCTTCAGACAAACCTTCACAGTTAAACCTGATTTACGGATGGTATTTAGGGCTTTGTGCATTTTCACTAGGCGTTTTATAAAAgacaaaaacattataattaaaaatattatactgCACGATATGTTACGATAAAAACACTGTATGAGCCGAAAACATACCAATCATTTATTGATCACAGATTCACACTTATATCAAGATACTTGAAAACACTATTATATATggcaaaaaaaacatgtgaaatttataacaatattattaCTAACACACTTTCGACCATTCTGCAGATTGAATAATTATAACACTCCACTGTTAAAATCAGCATTTTGGTCTTCACTACCAAATACGATACATTGACGTTAGCGATGTGTTTGCGTGGCATACTAAGATGCGTCTTCGAGGCATGTCGATAACAATAGCAGACATTCTTTCGGACTTTGGAAAAAGAATGCGACTGTCTCTTCGTGATTTTGCGGAAACTTGATGTACACCGCTGTCATGAtcgcaaatataaatatttccttGTATGTCCATCTTTACATCTGTTATAGAAGACACACATGTATTCTCTGATCGGTGGTAAAACCAATCACATTGTAATGGTTTTGTGAACCATTGTTCTTCTAATTTTCCTTCAGGTATACTAAAAACATATACTTCATCGTCTGCTGCTAAAATGATTCGCCTGGCAATATTGCTTGCTCGAATTATTGACAGATCGTGCATAAATATGTCATGGCCCTCTTTGGAGACCATAAGTCTAGGTACATTGAGAACGAAAGGCACACGTCGTGATGTAGACTGAATTACTTGTATTTGATGATccttatattttgtatttttctcaTATGTAAGCACTAATATATCCAGAGAAAACAAAGTGAGACTTAATATAGTGCCTTTGCATTGCAtgttcttttttatattaaagtcCAAGACATGTTCAATTAAACGTATATAGTTTCGACCTTCGAAGCAAATGGCCACCGTGAATGTTTTGTCTTCTTTATCTTCCACAACACACATATCTACAGGTTTGTGTCGAGCTAGGACCATGCATGAAATAAGCACAAATTCATTCGTAAAAAGTTGAAGAACATTTTTGCAATCATCAATTAAAAGTATTCGTCCATCTGATAAAACATCTAGTGTCACGATGTTACACACGATGTTACAAAGTCCCTTTCTAGCAACATCCGTTTTACGAATATCAAATATTTTCTTCTTGTTACCCAAGATCATTGTTAGAAATGGGTAATTATCGTCAAAATCTAATTGATTGTCTATATCTTTCACAGGTTCTTTGATTTGAGAAGGACCTGACTGATCTTCTACCGGTTTAAATGCGGCAATGTCGCATTCAAGTACATCGTTGTCACCCTGTTTTTCTTTCTTCTTGTCCTCTGCAGTCAATGGAGCATTATACGCAGCAGAACTAGTGTCTTCATCGCTGAACTTTTCTTGTGTCAACTCTTCATTGCTCAACAATTTCACTTCACATTTCAAAAGTTCTGCAACGAGCTCTTTAGTATGCAATGGTGAAATCAATCTGACAAATACGGAGAACCCATCTTTTCCACTTTTTTGTATCACCGAATCATTCATCAGTTGGTATAATTTGCATACCAGAACATATTGatcttttgttgaacaagtattTGGCATTATATCATGGAAAATTTTGCATTCATTAAGTTGCGCCTCTTTTTCTTCGACCTTTTCAATACCCTGTTTAATGACAGCATACACTGGGGAAATAAGTGATTGGTGGCTTTCATTTAAAGATCGTTCTACTTTGTCTGCCACCTCTCTTATTTGTTGTGCATATTCCATTATATTGTTTTTTACTTCTAAACTATTAACCCGAAGTTCTTCCAGTTGCCTTTCAAGCTCTTTTTTCTGTGTCAAATACATCGACTTAAGTGCGGTCAGCTTGTCAGGTATGGCGTCAATATTCCCTTTTTTACACTCTTCAATGTTAACAACATTTTCACATGAAGCGTGGATATCACTACATAAGCgacaaaacatttcatcatgatGCTTGCAGAATCGATCTATCTCGATTTCCGGATGAGATGGACAATGCGAAAACTTCAGTACTCTTTCATAAATACGTTTATCTTCTGGAAGATCGTTTAGAACTGTATGCGCACGTGACGGTTTGTACTTCCTGTGATATTGTGCGCAGTTGATACAAAAATATTCTAAGCAATGTACACAAAAATGTTTCGCTGTTTCTTTCTTCCCTTCGAGTGAACAGGGGTCGCATGTCTTCTCCGAATGGCAGTCGGACTGGTCACACATCCTTTAACTCAGTCAGCGATATACTAGTAAGTGACATACAGAAGTGATCTGATGTGTTCGAAAACACTGTACCTGAAATACAATAAGTAGGGTGTTATTTCGCCTATGCTATATAGGAATTATTTAACTAAAGAAAAATATTAACTAGATAAATTATTGTTAACCTAATTATGAGGGTTTTGGGAAGGGGTAGCCTGTGAccttaatatgaaataaaaacatttgatcaatatttgatatttgattatCATATAAGCTTGATAAGTGACAGCTTTGCTTTTTACGAATGGTAGGAAGTTGTATTTCTGTGTTACCtaaaattgttttacaaatgaTGCTGTTTTATGCATCTTGCAAGGTCTGTTACTGTTGTTGAATGGCAAACAGCTAAATATAATATAGGAATAATATTCCATATTATTGACAACACATTAGGGAATTTGGGTTATCAAAGCTGGCATTGCTATTCAACCGTTCTGTCGGCCTAACAAGCAGAATATATGCCGCGTAATACGAAGATCAGTTTTAAACTCTGAACGAGCAACCAGCGACCATTGTGCACATAATTTCTGTCAAACATGATTACAGATTTGTCCGATTCATATCAAAGCATGCCTTTGATTCCGTATCTGAACTATATAAGATGTGACCTCTGCCTGTCCAACATGATGGCTGCTCAACATATGGTATCCGAGTCAGTTATTTATACCGATCATATGTTCGGTGTCGTAAAAGACCACGATTCGCATATATAAGTTTAAACAGAACAGATTTTATACGATATGCTGGTCCTCGAAGATTATTCGACATATTTTGATTGAGTCTGATGGAAAAACTATTCtgtacatatctacataaaaataaaataagcatacctgttgtttttttttaaatacacggtATTCAGTTGAAATTAATGGAACATTAAATTCTCCTAGCCATATCCGTTATATGAAACTAACGCTACAAGTGTTTTCTTTGTTTCTCAAGTTTTCAAGCCGTAGTTTGACTCTAACATTACTATATGCTTGCAAGCTTACTGCCAACGTATCCACACACGTTAGCGATTCAATTCATAATTGCCTGAAATACAATCCCCACGCAGTGTTACTGTACTAAACTTTAAATTATGTGCGTATATGAATAAAGTATTATCGACTGTTTAAAATCTCAGTTAACAATGCGCCTTAGTGCGCACGAGACGACATTTCCTTATAACAAATTATTGATTTCTAATTGTGTATGACACTTTTAAACAAAGAGCAAATTTGTAGTCCATAAACGTACATATTAAACGACGCACGGTCCACATATGAAGTGAAGTAAATGGAGATCCGTTAAACTTTATTTTGAATTGAGTTTAAAAACGTACATAATAAATCCTAATACCTACTATCGGACACATAAATAAACAAGGCGGACATGTGCCCAAAGGCGCTCACTTGAGACCAAAATGAACTAGACTACTCTGAAAAAGTGCTACACACGCACGGACgaacgaagcggcgactatatgcttcccccaatttttttggggggagcataaaaatggtaaaatatgcGTTAAAATATGGCCGCTAGAGGCAGGGCATTTTTGGCTTTAGTAGAACCTTcctagcactctagaagtcacattttagtccaatcttcatgaaacttggtcagtacatTTTCTAATGATAACTTGGCTGAGTTCCAAAAGGATTCCTGTCCGTTAAAAAAAacggccgccagagggcggggcatttttcaatATAATGCTGTAAAAGAAACTTGTTTTCTGtattgaagtcacatttatagttcaatcttgaTGGAACTTGGTTAGTACATTTGTTCTAACTCAACTGAGTTTTCAAtagttatggtttgttgaaaaatatggccaccagggaggGGGCATATTTCCTACTTTGGCTAAAGTTAAACCTTCGTAATACTCTCGAAGTTACAtatttttgtccaatctttataaCACTTTGTCAGAACAGTTTTCAAATGATATCCGGTCGTGTTCTAAAATATAAAAATCTCAAGCATTGTGAGAAATGTTGAATTGCCTTAAGTCTCAGGTGAGCAAGAGTGGGCCTCTTGTTAGAGCTCAGGGAAagaagcgggtatatacgattttttatatgtgtttaattgtaatatattgataaaatatgttacaataacacaaaataggcaagaaaaattatacattaaagccgaatttcataaaatgcagcaaagacaaaatagcgccccgagccgatagtgacgtacatattttcctacaataaccgaagcattcgtctttgtattaggatcggagatagtgttcgtgtgtcgtatgaatagatatcgttgcaggaattcaaataaaccgttaaactaagtttagatgcacatcgtacatgtatggtatacatgctggcgaattcggctgtacagccgttttcaatttcagaattaaatatctggcttatttcgcatttttcgacacatgttcttcttaacttttattttaatttatattgaaatatatatatataataagttttttacaccgTTAATATAAATTCagtaatatttgacaaaatcgtatatacccgctttaaggatGACATAAGGTACAGTGTTCTTCTCGCAAGTGGCAGGGTGGAATACGAAACAATTCTGGTATAATTGAACATTGATTTAATAAATCTATGTAATTTCTTAGTTTCACTGATCAGCAATGTTTTAAAGCAATGTATAATCGTTTGCCATTTAATATAAGCAAAAATACTCAATACaattcaacaaattaaaaaaattgttgacCAACATGGAGGGGGGAACCATAAAGAAGCAGGTAGCAGCACCCTGTgaaattttacttatttttatagTTCTACCCTTTCCGTTGCTTTCCAAAGCGCATTTGCGCACGGCGATCTGTATACTTGATATCTTTTTGTATTCACTTATGTGTATATAATGACTATGTAAAAGTAGACAGGACCACTAGTATTCACTTATGTGTATACAATGACTATGTAAAAGTAGACAGGACCAGTAGTATTCACTTATGCCTATATAATGACTATGTAAAAGTAGACAGGACCAGTAGTATTCACTTATGTGTATATAATGACTATGTACAAGTAGAAAGAACCACTAGTATTCACTTATGTGTATATAATGACTATGTAAAAGTAGACAGGACCACTAGTATTCACTTATGTGTATAAAATGACTATGTAAAAGTAGACAGGACCACTAGTATTCAATTATGTGTATATAATGACTATGTACAAGTAGACAGGACCAATAGTATTCACTTATGTGTATATAATGACTATGAACAAGTAGACAGGACCACTAGTATTCACTTATGTGTATATAATGACTATGTACAAGTAGACAGGACAACTAGTATTCACTTATGTGTATATAATGACTATGTAAAAGTAATCAGGACCACTAGTATTCACTTATGTGTATATAATGACTATGTACAAGTAGAAAGAACCACTAGTATTCACTTATGTGTATATAATGACTATGTACAAGTAGAAAGAACCACTAGTATTCACTTATGTGTAAATAATGACTATGTAAAAGTAGATAGGACTACTAGTATTCACTTATGTGTAAATAATGACTATGTAAAAGTAGACAGGACCACTAGTATTCACTTATGTGTATATAATGACTATGTAAAAGTAGAAAGGACCACTAGTATTCACTTATGTGTATATAATGACTATGTAAAAGTAGACAGGACTACTAGTATTCACTTATGTGTATATAATGACTATGTAAAAGTAGACAGGACCACTAGTATTCACTTATGTGTATATAATGACTACGTAAAAGTAGACAGGACCACTAGTATTCACTTATGTGTATATAATGACTATGTAAAAGTAGACAGGACCACTAGTATTCACTTATGTGTATATAATGACTATGTAAAAGTAGACAGGGCCACTAGTATTCACTTATGTGTATATAATGACTATGTAAAAGTAGACAGGACTACTAGTATTCACTTATGTGTATATAATGACTATGTAAAAGTAGACAGGACTACTAGTATTCACTTATGTGTATATAATGACTATGTAAAAGTAGACAGGACTACTAGTATTCACTTATGTGTATATAATGACTATGTAAAAGTAGACAGGGCCACTAGTATTCACTTATGTGTATATAATGATTATGAAAGTAGACAGGACCACTAGTATTCACTTATGTGTATATAATGACTATGTAAAAGTAGACAGGACCAGTAGTATTCACTTATgtgtatataatataaatgactATGTAAAAGTTGACAGGACCAATAGTATTCACTTATGTGTATATAATGACTATGTAAAAGTAGACAGGACCACTAGTATTCACTTATGTGTATATGACTATGTAAAAGTATACATGACTACTAATATTCACTTTATGTGTATATAATGACTATGTAAAGGTAGACATGACTACTAATATTCACTTATgtgtatataatataaatgactATGTAAAAGTTGACAGGACCAATAGTATTCACTTATGTGTATATAATGACTATGTAAAAGTAGACAGGACCACTAGTATTCACTTATGTGTATATGACTATGTAAAAGTATACATGACTACTAATATTCACTTTATGTGTATATAATGACTATGTAAAGGTAGACATGACTACTAATATTCACTTATGTGTATATAATGACTATGTAAAAGTAGACAGGACCACTAGTATTCACTTATGTCTATAAAATGACTATGTAAAAGTAGACAGGACTACTATGTTGTGTtgcaattgattaaaatattaacacaGAGCATTGAATCTTATTTGAATGTGGTTTCGAATTTCCTCAGAATAAGACAACAAAGGTTAGCTGTAAACTTATGCAAAACAGGTGCTATTCCAAGTCTTGAATTTTCGTTTTTGAAACTAAGTAATGaaatgtgacagtgaccttttaTACAGATGCCACACGCATATTTGATTCAATTACCCATGGTTGTTGAGAGTCACCTGTAAACTTAAACCCATCCTCAGAACATAAGTTCACTAAAATATGCTATGCTTCCTAATCAACACTGGGTTAATGGGCTAGCACACTTCCGACTCATTAATAATTGATCAGACATCTAATCTTTTTCTGCTTCCATTTATTCTACCAAACTCAGCTAATCAAAAGACATGTCATTGAAACAGATACACTCAGGCTTATGTCATTTATCCATTATCGgttcaattttgtcattttaagatttATCAGATCAAACAAGCGCTGCtttcatttatcttttttttttacttgtcgatatttatgaaaacattattttttctgtCAACCTCCCAAGATAATTGAAAATATGGACATAATTCTAATTTATGGGTCTAAGTTATGGGACCCTACAATGTttgtaaaagtattcattaaacaGAGCTATGGAGTTGTGGCATGCAAACTGAATTTAATACGAGATACCCAGATACAGACTAATCAGTTGTATAGTTTGAACTGAACAAGATAAAAACCATTTTGAACTAAACAAGATAAAAACTGTTTTGAACTAAACAAGATTCTAATACACAATTGTGCAAAGTCATGAAATTTCACTCATTTATTGAACTGTAAGCATGTGTGATCAATGTTAACAATTGAGTGGATCTATTGTTTTTAAAAGTGACTTATTAATGTAACACATTTTTACATCAGGACAATGCCTTAGCCTAGCTTTACACAATTCAGTAtcaaaatgagtcgtgttctaagaaaactggacttaatacatgtgcataaagtgtagtcccagatttgcctgtgcagtccccacaggctaatcagggacgacactttacgcttttatggtatttttagtttcaaggaagtccctccttgccaaaaatcaagtttatgcggaaagtttcgtccctgattagccggtgcagactgcacaggcttatctgggatgacactttacacacatgcattaagcccagttttctcagaacaaggctcaaataatgGACTTTTTATGGTCATCAAAGTGTGGTCACTGGTGAAATCAGTTACATTCAATCACCAAGGTTGCTACAAATGGTTCACAGAGAATGTAGTTAGAATTTACCTaaagttgtttttacaaatttatGGACAAGGTTGAAAATGGAATTTTGTGAAAGTGGCAGAGTAAGGCAATATCAGTTTATTGCTACAACTAATAAAAAACATGTGAGATGCTTTTTAAAAGCGTACCAAATGGTTCACATATTTGAAAACAGTTTACCAACACTGTTGTATTTACCAAATATAAACactgatttatttaaatcaaaacaaactcatttaacattattaattttaagtacataagtaGAAGTTGAATGCtaaaaatattcaattgattGAACATGTGTTTACTAGAATTACTGTTCACCAGTTTTCAACATCCAAGATATGTCTGCTTACAAGCAAAAGAAGAGATAAGCTTTAAGTCTAGTAACCAtgatgtaaaagaaaattaaaccaTACATTGACTTCAatgtaaaaatacatgtatattatgataaataaataagacaGTTTTCAGCAAAGCAATTACCAGATATAATAACAAGTCGACAGCAAAACATGTTATAACTCATAAACTGCTCATGTACCCTTCATGGACAGGATCAAGGTGGTAATTTGCAAGTTCATCTTTTCCCCTTACTCAAAGACATTTTCTACAACAATAAATAACTGTGCATATGTATCTAGTTCTTCATGGGATTTTAAATGCAAAGTAtctgaaaatcatgttttttattttacaattcaaTGGTTGACAACCA contains the following coding sequences:
- the LOC127878761 gene encoding iduronate 2-sulfatase-like is translated as MSEIVWFKYGDVRGCSDIAAYGATGDINTTLPDEATRDLRRAYYSAVSYIDDIVGQLVDKTVELGIDQDTVIVFLGDHGLALGELGLWGKNTNFEVATHAPLLIHVPGQTDAGIVSVVEFVDVFPTVVEAAGLATVERCEDGSSESTPLCHEGTSLMPLVSAPETKLKLSAFSQYPRQTDIMGYSIRTDQFRYTEWVQFDNTTNTPDWTVNSGTELYDHDIDPEENYNVHGDSSYAGAEEILQTFLHKGWRDSIILYCDTEHKGFTFDAFWFHFLHHIHA